One Candidatus Binatia bacterium genomic region harbors:
- a CDS encoding NAD(P)-dependent oxidoreductase, whose product MKIGFIGTGVMGKSMAGHLLAAGHDLTVHTRTREKAADLLGQGAKWADSAAEAALDSDVAISMVGFPADVEEIHLGPHGTLSSSNPPSLLIDMTTSTPSLARSLATEAAARGISAIDAPVSGGDKGAREASLSIMVGGSWEAVDRAMPLFEIMGRTIVFMGDAGAGQHTKMANQILVSSSMVGACEAILYAEAAGLDPRKMVEAVSQGAAATWTIQNLAPRMLDGDFEPGFFVEHFVKDLGIALAESANLGLDLPGLAGAARLYRLLESRGLGRKGTQALLLLYREGGVAATESL is encoded by the coding sequence ATGAAAATCGGATTTATTGGTACAGGCGTCATGGGCAAGTCGATGGCGGGACATCTGCTGGCAGCAGGCCACGACCTCACGGTGCATACCCGAACCCGGGAGAAAGCAGCGGATTTGCTGGGGCAGGGCGCAAAATGGGCAGATTCGGCGGCGGAGGCGGCCCTCGACAGTGATGTGGCAATCTCGATGGTGGGCTTCCCGGCGGATGTCGAGGAGATCCATCTGGGCCCCCACGGCACGCTCTCGAGTTCGAATCCCCCGTCGCTTCTGATCGATATGACCACCAGCACGCCGTCGCTCGCGCGAAGCCTGGCGACGGAAGCCGCCGCGAGGGGCATTTCTGCGATCGATGCGCCGGTTTCAGGAGGCGACAAAGGTGCTCGCGAAGCCAGCCTTTCGATTATGGTCGGCGGCTCATGGGAAGCGGTCGATCGAGCGATGCCGCTATTTGAAATCATGGGGCGAACCATCGTTTTCATGGGTGATGCCGGCGCGGGTCAGCATACCAAGATGGCCAATCAGATCCTCGTCTCGTCGTCGATGGTGGGTGCGTGTGAGGCGATTCTTTATGCCGAGGCTGCCGGGTTGGACCCGCGCAAAATGGTCGAGGCCGTCAGTCAGGGCGCTGCCGCCACCTGGACCATTCAGAATCTCGCACCACGGATGCTGGACGGAGATTTCGAGCCGGGGTTTTTCGTCGAACATTTCGTGAAAGATTTGGGGATCGCGCTCGCGGAGTCTGCAAATCTCGGACTCGACCTTCCCGGGCTGGCCGGCGCGGCCCGGCTGTACCGGCTTCTGGAATCCAGAGGCCTTGGGCGCAAGGGAACTCAGGCGCTCTTGCTGCTCTACCGGGAGGGTGGCGTGGCAGCCACGGAGAGCCTCTAG
- a CDS encoding TauD/TfdA family dioxygenase → MDLKILEEECEWQARDVADESSWTEVFDRDELEELDAALRHALEVSSDVLEVEREDFPLPGLAPRLQQIEDQLISGRGFVRLRGIDRARYDQQEMELLYWGIGMHLGRPWPQNHKGHLLGDVVDQGKDVNDPNVRGNEIGGMALPFHCDGSDLVGLMCLQAGASGGLSMIANSVAIHNRLVRERPELAEALYQPQPNDFRGEQRAGEKGWYEIPVFTEWEGRLFCRCIPPYILASQRHADAPRLSPEAREGLEFLVAMADGPEGHVAMELRPGDMQFINNYHVLHGRSGYTDRAGGGATRHLKRLWLETRVLKSRPVWFHNHAGDHWGRKRTASRLRTE, encoded by the coding sequence ATGGACTTGAAAATTCTTGAAGAGGAGTGCGAGTGGCAAGCCCGCGATGTGGCCGATGAATCCAGCTGGACCGAAGTTTTCGATCGGGATGAGCTGGAGGAACTTGATGCAGCGCTGCGCCACGCATTGGAGGTTTCCTCGGATGTCCTCGAGGTCGAGAGGGAGGATTTCCCGCTGCCCGGACTTGCGCCTCGTTTGCAGCAAATCGAGGACCAGCTGATCTCGGGTCGTGGCTTTGTGCGACTCCGGGGAATCGATCGAGCCCGCTACGATCAGCAGGAGATGGAATTACTCTACTGGGGTATTGGCATGCACCTTGGCCGACCCTGGCCGCAGAATCACAAGGGGCATCTCCTTGGCGATGTTGTCGATCAGGGCAAGGATGTAAACGATCCGAATGTTCGGGGAAACGAGATCGGGGGCATGGCGCTGCCCTTCCATTGCGATGGCTCGGATTTGGTGGGGCTGATGTGTCTGCAAGCAGGCGCGTCTGGTGGTCTGTCGATGATTGCAAATTCGGTGGCCATTCATAACCGGCTTGTCCGAGAGCGGCCTGAATTGGCCGAGGCGCTCTATCAGCCCCAGCCGAACGATTTCCGCGGGGAGCAACGCGCGGGCGAGAAGGGGTGGTACGAAATCCCTGTCTTTACGGAATGGGAGGGCCGGCTGTTTTGCCGCTGCATCCCGCCGTATATTCTTGCCTCGCAGCGCCACGCAGACGCGCCAAGGCTGTCTCCGGAGGCGCGTGAGGGTCTCGAGTTTCTGGTGGCGATGGCGGACGGGCCCGAGGGCCATGTCGCGATGGAGCTACGCCCCGGCGATATGCAGTTCATCAATAATTATCATGTTCTGCACGGACGGTCGGGCTATACTGACCGAGCTGGAGGCGGGGCGACCCGGCACCTGAAAAGGCTCTGGTTGGAGACCCGAGTATTGAAAAGCCGTCCGGTCTGGTTCCACAACCATGCCGGCGATCACTGGGGGCGGAAACGAACCGCCAGCCGACTTCGCACCGAATAG
- a CDS encoding transporter substrate-binding domain-containing protein, giving the protein MNHPIKRILHGVALLSLALLLAPANLVAAPEPPASGTTDAATSAKPDSKAKKLRIGTKNAPPFSFQLPDGTWTGISIDLWRAIAEDLNLEFEIHELELEKLIESTRQDKVQIAVAAIGMTAQRNQIIEFSYPFFGTGLAMAVKSGESGGWWEFLNRLFSKSFLRSAGLLFLILLVTGVLIWAAEHRRNPAQFGGSAADGIGAGFWWSAVTMTTVGYGDKSPITPLGRGLALVWMFISLFALAGLTGAMASALTVTQLTPRIQGPADLSRVRVGALAGSTGAEYLRQNFILYSTFPNTEAGLDAVKAGKIDTFVNDEPVLAYGVKRDGTGELSILPQTFDPGFYAFGFPRHSPLRRDVNSSILQIMETSEWLGILARYVDASKQHLEVPPRD; this is encoded by the coding sequence TTGAACCATCCGATAAAAAGAATTCTCCATGGAGTGGCCCTGCTCTCCCTCGCACTGCTGCTCGCGCCAGCCAATCTAGTGGCGGCACCGGAGCCCCCAGCTTCCGGCACGACCGACGCGGCCACAAGTGCCAAGCCCGACAGCAAAGCGAAAAAGCTGCGCATCGGGACCAAGAACGCCCCGCCCTTTTCCTTCCAGCTTCCCGATGGGACCTGGACCGGGATCAGCATCGACCTATGGCGTGCGATCGCCGAAGATCTGAATCTCGAATTCGAGATCCACGAACTCGAACTCGAGAAATTGATCGAGTCGACTCGCCAAGATAAAGTCCAGATCGCCGTAGCCGCTATCGGAATGACCGCCCAGCGCAACCAAATCATCGAGTTCTCGTATCCTTTCTTTGGCACCGGCCTCGCGATGGCCGTAAAGTCCGGCGAATCGGGCGGCTGGTGGGAGTTTCTGAATCGGCTTTTTTCCAAATCCTTTCTGCGTTCGGCCGGACTTCTCTTCCTGATTCTGCTCGTCACCGGAGTTCTGATCTGGGCAGCCGAGCATCGACGAAACCCGGCGCAATTTGGAGGCTCGGCAGCTGACGGAATCGGTGCCGGCTTCTGGTGGTCAGCGGTCACCATGACCACCGTTGGCTACGGCGACAAATCACCCATCACACCATTGGGGCGAGGTCTCGCACTGGTATGGATGTTCATCTCCCTGTTTGCCCTTGCCGGGTTGACCGGAGCAATGGCATCCGCCCTGACCGTGACGCAGCTTACACCGCGGATTCAGGGTCCGGCCGACCTTTCGCGGGTCCGCGTAGGAGCACTTGCCGGTTCTACCGGGGCGGAATATCTGCGTCAGAACTTCATTCTCTATTCCACTTTCCCGAATACCGAGGCAGGCCTCGACGCCGTGAAGGCCGGTAAAATCGACACTTTCGTGAACGACGAACCCGTTTTGGCCTATGGCGTCAAAAGAGACGGGACGGGAGAACTCTCGATCTTGCCGCAAACTTTTGATCCCGGATTCTATGCCTTCGGGTTCCCGCGTCACAGCCCATTGCGCCGCGACGTCAACTCCTCGATTCTCCAGATTATGGAAACATCCGAATGGCTGGGCATCCTCGCTCGCTATGTCGATGCTTCAAAGCAACACCTCGAGGTGCCTCCGCGAGACTAG
- a CDS encoding FAD-dependent monooxygenase: MPTMEPILVVGAGPVGLAAAHRLLWHGCEVRIIDAQAGPTSLSKALVVWQRTLETLDSSLPHERFQQHEDAQILQGAILQTAEETIGRIVLNEPSSPIPTGLLLPQSATEATLIERLREQGVEVERNTSLGEFRPDADGITCQIHSEAEGDSEARFPWMIGTDGAHSRVRHGLHLDFPGASVDRRWILGDFSIDQDFDPQFIRACLSRDGIVALFPAGHRRWRIIVDSGTPRPEASTGPPTEAELQNLLDTRTSTGWTIQESFWLSEFFINERIVDNYRHDRILLAGDAAHVHSPAGGQGMNTGIQDAVNLAWKLALVARGGAHPRLLDTYHEERHPIGARVVENSSRMIRLAMLRSPILQRIRSFLLRHLLRRDWVAPRLRPFLSETDIHYRGTSLAQGIQGSAGLQPGDRLPDLSEAGKPIYEKLRHPGATLLIAGPKREEWSSRLGGNEQACPIVPVEIQPEGQLARTLGIQPGHAVLVRPDTYIGTFAHEGDDLRRWIEAMGT, translated from the coding sequence ATGCCAACGATGGAACCAATTCTTGTAGTGGGTGCAGGGCCGGTAGGGCTCGCCGCAGCCCACCGGCTTCTCTGGCATGGATGCGAGGTGCGCATCATCGATGCGCAAGCGGGACCGACTTCCTTATCGAAGGCTCTCGTCGTCTGGCAACGGACACTGGAGACCCTCGACAGCAGCCTTCCCCATGAACGGTTCCAGCAACATGAGGATGCCCAGATCCTGCAGGGGGCCATCCTCCAGACGGCTGAAGAAACCATCGGCAGAATCGTCCTGAACGAACCGAGTTCGCCGATCCCGACCGGCTTGCTTCTTCCGCAATCCGCGACCGAGGCCACCCTGATCGAACGGCTCCGCGAACAGGGCGTCGAGGTCGAGCGCAACACTTCACTGGGTGAATTTCGTCCCGATGCGGACGGTATCACCTGCCAGATTCACTCAGAGGCGGAAGGGGATTCCGAGGCGCGCTTCCCCTGGATGATCGGAACCGATGGTGCGCATTCGCGAGTCCGCCACGGACTCCACCTCGACTTCCCGGGCGCTTCCGTCGATCGCCGCTGGATCCTCGGCGACTTCTCTATCGATCAGGATTTTGATCCTCAATTTATTCGGGCCTGCCTTTCCCGCGATGGAATCGTCGCCCTCTTCCCCGCGGGGCACCGTCGCTGGCGGATCATCGTCGACAGCGGAACTCCCCGGCCGGAAGCCTCCACCGGCCCTCCCACCGAGGCTGAACTCCAGAACTTGCTCGACACCCGCACCTCGACTGGGTGGACCATTCAGGAGAGTTTTTGGTTGAGTGAGTTTTTCATCAACGAACGCATCGTCGACAACTACCGTCACGACAGAATCCTGCTTGCGGGAGATGCAGCCCATGTCCACAGCCCGGCCGGCGGCCAGGGCATGAACACGGGAATTCAGGATGCCGTCAATCTGGCTTGGAAACTCGCTCTGGTTGCTCGTGGCGGCGCGCACCCAAGACTGCTCGACACCTACCACGAAGAACGTCACCCCATCGGCGCCAGAGTCGTCGAGAATTCCTCCAGAATGATTCGTCTGGCGATGCTGCGGAGCCCGATTCTGCAACGAATCCGATCCTTCCTGCTGCGTCACCTTCTGCGAAGGGACTGGGTCGCTCCTCGACTACGACCCTTCCTTTCCGAAACCGATATCCATTACCGAGGGACTTCGCTGGCACAGGGGATACAGGGTTCCGCCGGACTGCAGCCCGGCGATCGGCTTCCCGACTTGTCGGAAGCAGGGAAACCGATCTACGAGAAGCTCCGACACCCAGGCGCCACGCTTCTCATCGCGGGGCCGAAACGTGAGGAATGGTCTTCCCGCCTTGGCGGCAACGAGCAGGCCTGCCCGATCGTCCCGGTCGAAATCCAACCAGAAGGCCAGCTTGCGCGGACACTAGGCATCCAACCCGGACATGCGGTACTGGTGCGACCGGACACCTATATCGGCACTTTTGCCCACGAAGGCGACGACCTTCGTCGGTGGATCGAGGCGATGGGCACCTGA
- a CDS encoding nuclear transport factor 2 family protein yields MPIPDKAALMNFAAKYVELWNKHDLEAWTENWRQVAPGDFRMLDPVGTPEKHGFDACAKEPWNLFNARVRFKHHNDIIFVNGNELAWVLENQITTDDKTFIGKSIETFRFEEDGSVTIRTWYDVPERKPTELGDMFQTYLPE; encoded by the coding sequence ATGCCGATACCGGATAAAGCTGCCCTGATGAATTTCGCCGCGAAGTACGTCGAGCTCTGGAACAAGCACGACCTCGAGGCGTGGACTGAAAACTGGCGTCAGGTCGCACCCGGCGACTTCCGCATGCTCGATCCGGTCGGCACGCCCGAAAAGCACGGGTTCGACGCCTGCGCCAAGGAACCGTGGAATCTTTTCAACGCGCGCGTTCGTTTCAAGCATCACAACGATATTATCTTTGTGAACGGCAACGAGTTGGCGTGGGTGCTCGAGAATCAGATTACGACCGATGACAAGACCTTCATCGGCAAAAGCATCGAGACCTTCCGCTTCGAAGAAGACGGCTCCGTGACGATCCGAACCTGGTACGACGTGCCCGAACGCAAGCCGACCGAACTCGGTGATATGTTCCAGACCTACCTGCCGGAATAA
- a CDS encoding FUSC family protein: MFERLAAFLRLELAPSPARWRATSRVVIACAIATTLVMTLQIPQGSWLIITILIVSQPDAGASIARALQRSAGTLLGGGFAIGLAITFPQQPWILVPFFALGLGYGIYLSRTSAAPYIPILGSMTMILAIGGVDTNAAEGIDTALWRFLNIGTGNLIGTLCQAFLWPEKPENLLRQHLAQSLRNSRERLDQSLRPASEVLTDPAILAESEERVMNSLATWTTWMQNAEHDQRQFRVHHDMIIELIGDINQVAIATQQISRASSALAVEGVATELPDMGRHAVEAAQDRCSQYAAAIEGRHWHAELDGLMPLADRFRQWMASTQGGGLTSDTNPHDLARASILSAATSAAEGLDAIPGATNFLRKPADQIRQEPFGATSSRPTAADPLFPEEKRFNPQDAIAATKATLAAMIAYIYINAIDWPGGITAVVTAILVSLDNYGAIIQKSALRFAGVVAGGLLALVAILAVIPNIESLPAFLIVTSVVFGIGAWVQAGSSRISYAGLQLSYAAALCLMPTHGPSIDLVPWLDRMLGVSLGIFCIAAVYAFFGEIRARVWSLDNVAETLRVMAQASRIGLRDRDPRSEEVVIQKFRYEIYRRIAFSYRLLSESCYEDWFDSDRAGAARETENLRRVIDRVRGLQRILLSLLWNRLAYQRHSNPALEGREAVEALGRTLPALLESFARQVEQPGERSSDAEKALDEFRRHQEIARDRVGAEALRSGLSADDRLAYERMRAQLGFYEHLETILSLLEKDAWALHVRQDNFSLAAWLRGSEQRRSAPSIRPA; this comes from the coding sequence GTGTTTGAAAGGCTCGCAGCATTCCTCCGACTGGAGCTGGCACCTTCGCCGGCTCGCTGGCGGGCGACCTCACGGGTCGTGATTGCCTGTGCCATCGCCACGACACTGGTCATGACCCTCCAGATACCTCAGGGATCATGGCTGATTATTACGATCTTGATCGTTTCGCAGCCCGATGCCGGGGCCTCCATCGCCCGGGCCCTGCAACGGTCTGCGGGCACTCTTCTCGGTGGCGGTTTCGCCATCGGTCTCGCCATCACATTTCCGCAGCAACCATGGATCCTGGTTCCATTTTTCGCTCTCGGCCTCGGCTACGGGATCTACCTGAGTCGGACATCAGCAGCTCCCTATATTCCGATTCTGGGCAGTATGACGATGATCCTCGCCATCGGCGGAGTGGATACCAACGCGGCCGAGGGAATCGACACCGCCCTCTGGCGGTTTCTCAATATCGGCACAGGAAACCTCATCGGTACTCTTTGTCAGGCATTCCTTTGGCCGGAAAAGCCCGAGAACCTTCTTCGCCAGCACCTGGCGCAAAGTCTCAGAAATTCGCGTGAGCGACTCGACCAGTCCCTGCGACCGGCATCGGAGGTACTCACGGATCCTGCAATTCTCGCCGAAAGCGAAGAGCGCGTCATGAACTCGCTGGCTACCTGGACCACATGGATGCAAAATGCCGAGCACGATCAACGGCAGTTCCGTGTCCATCATGACATGATCATCGAGCTGATTGGCGATATCAATCAGGTCGCCATAGCAACGCAACAGATTTCCCGCGCCAGCAGCGCCCTTGCCGTCGAGGGAGTCGCCACCGAATTGCCGGACATGGGGCGCCATGCGGTCGAAGCCGCGCAGGATCGCTGTTCGCAATATGCGGCGGCGATTGAGGGGCGCCACTGGCACGCCGAACTCGACGGCCTGATGCCCCTTGCTGATCGATTCCGGCAATGGATGGCCTCCACTCAGGGCGGCGGCCTGACATCGGATACGAATCCACATGATCTGGCCCGCGCTTCCATTCTTTCCGCGGCAACCAGCGCCGCCGAAGGATTGGATGCCATTCCAGGCGCCACCAACTTCCTTCGCAAGCCTGCCGACCAGATTCGGCAGGAGCCCTTCGGAGCCACATCGAGTCGACCCACCGCCGCGGACCCGTTATTTCCCGAAGAAAAAAGATTCAACCCACAAGATGCGATCGCCGCGACCAAGGCAACGTTGGCCGCAATGATCGCCTACATCTACATCAACGCGATCGACTGGCCGGGCGGCATCACGGCGGTCGTCACGGCGATCCTTGTCTCGCTCGATAATTACGGAGCCATCATTCAGAAATCGGCCCTCCGGTTTGCCGGTGTTGTAGCCGGGGGACTGCTGGCTCTTGTGGCAATCCTTGCTGTCATTCCGAATATTGAGTCGTTGCCGGCCTTTCTGATCGTCACCAGTGTTGTTTTTGGAATCGGTGCCTGGGTGCAGGCCGGCAGTTCCCGAATCTCCTATGCGGGCCTGCAATTATCCTATGCGGCCGCCTTGTGCCTGATGCCGACGCATGGACCGTCCATCGACCTCGTGCCGTGGCTCGATCGAATGCTTGGCGTATCTCTGGGAATCTTTTGCATCGCGGCTGTCTATGCCTTCTTCGGTGAAATCCGAGCACGGGTCTGGTCCCTGGACAATGTCGCCGAAACTCTCCGTGTCATGGCGCAAGCGTCTCGAATCGGCCTGCGCGATCGGGATCCTCGATCGGAAGAAGTCGTCATTCAAAAATTCCGCTACGAGATCTATCGACGAATTGCCTTCAGCTACCGCCTGCTCTCCGAGTCCTGCTACGAAGACTGGTTCGACTCGGACCGAGCCGGCGCAGCCCGCGAGACCGAGAACCTGCGACGCGTCATCGACCGAGTGCGTGGCCTGCAGCGGATTCTCCTCTCGCTGCTCTGGAATCGACTCGCCTACCAACGACACTCGAATCCGGCTCTCGAGGGACGCGAGGCGGTCGAGGCACTGGGACGCACTCTGCCGGCGTTACTGGAATCATTCGCGCGACAGGTCGAGCAACCCGGCGAACGTTCCAGCGATGCCGAAAAGGCTCTCGATGAATTTCGTCGGCATCAGGAAATCGCCCGCGACCGTGTCGGGGCAGAGGCGCTTCGATCAGGCTTATCCGCGGACGACCGGCTCGCTTACGAGCGCATGAGAGCCCAGCTGGGATTCTACGAACATCTGGAAACGATTCTTTCGCTGCTGGAAAAGGACGCGTGGGCCTTGCATGTTCGTCAGGACAACTTCTCCCTCGCCGCCTGGTTGCGCGGATCCGAGCAACGACGCTCGGCTCCGTCCATTCGGCCCGCCTGA
- a CDS encoding MAPEG family protein → MEPFLGDPAFRTFAVCTAILVLKMLGVSFYTAIQRRTSSGYTNPEDTAFADEGVEASEVENAGVARALRIHRNDMESIPLFFAIGLVYVLLGASAFGATLYFWGFTGSRVLHTIAYARGMQPARALLWGFGTLCLIGMSIKVLTQLLA, encoded by the coding sequence ATGGAACCTTTTCTCGGAGATCCCGCTTTTCGAACCTTCGCTGTCTGCACCGCGATTCTCGTCCTGAAAATGCTGGGCGTGAGCTTTTATACGGCAATCCAACGTCGAACATCGAGTGGCTACACCAACCCCGAAGACACGGCGTTCGCTGACGAAGGTGTCGAGGCATCCGAGGTCGAAAATGCGGGGGTTGCTCGTGCGCTCCGAATCCATCGCAACGATATGGAGAGCATCCCGCTCTTTTTTGCGATCGGGCTTGTGTACGTGCTGCTAGGAGCCTCGGCTTTCGGAGCGACGCTCTACTTCTGGGGATTCACGGGCTCGAGAGTCTTGCACACAATTGCTTATGCTCGCGGCATGCAACCGGCCCGTGCCCTTCTCTGGGGATTCGGGACGCTCTGCCTCATCGGCATGAGCATCAAGGTTCTCACCCAGCTGCTCGCCTGA
- a CDS encoding nuclear transport factor 2 family protein: protein MESTPEEETIDYIALRRLQNRYADIVTRRAWPELGEIFHPDCTLDLSLGDRSAQFIGPKAVGTFIGESVERFSFFQFVVLNTVFEIRSSENRAVARMYIHELRVERATGQRTDAYGVYHDRFVRDENPGWRFIERHYGSFSRTAPAESEEDQVVFPLPERDLSAWIDES from the coding sequence ATGGAATCTACCCCCGAAGAGGAAACGATCGACTACATCGCTCTGCGGCGGCTGCAGAATCGCTATGCGGATATCGTGACACGACGGGCATGGCCCGAGCTCGGCGAAATCTTCCATCCCGATTGTACGCTCGACCTATCGCTGGGAGATCGATCCGCCCAATTCATTGGCCCAAAGGCCGTCGGCACCTTCATAGGCGAGTCCGTCGAGCGGTTCAGTTTCTTTCAGTTTGTCGTTCTGAACACCGTCTTCGAGATTCGAAGTTCGGAGAATCGCGCGGTCGCCCGGATGTATATCCATGAGCTGCGCGTCGAGCGCGCGACGGGCCAGCGCACCGATGCCTACGGTGTCTACCATGACCGGTTTGTTCGTGACGAAAACCCGGGATGGCGCTTTATCGAGCGGCATTATGGTTCCTTCTCTCGCACCGCCCCGGCGGAATCGGAGGAGGATCAAGTCGTCTTCCCCCTACCCGAGCGCGACCTGAGCGCCTGGATAGACGAGTCATGA
- a CDS encoding class I SAM-dependent methyltransferase, whose translation MLSNIENALEARSSFLASLEDTDCVRLFHGAAEGQPGLAIDRYGSVLLLQTWRDPLTELEIEKIHQCVEAALGEDLITVWNHRGKEKGKPREIFPVPDLPARVVGTEHGLRFDVHPRHKVGDPLLFLDSRVARRRIREAASGKTVLNLFSYTCSAGVAAIAGGATAAWNVDFARTALEVGAGNARLNDIQVDGGAANPTAWRNIHEDVFPVIRQYAGMRIQDHRGGRKLRYKSRKPRQFDIVVLDPPRWSRSAFGAVDVVRDYPTLFKPALLATSPGGHLLCTNHVAQVDFDDWTDVLRRSAAKAGRPIQSLERLQPDVDVPSFDGNHPLKIAWIGI comes from the coding sequence ATGCTTTCAAACATCGAGAACGCTCTGGAAGCCCGCTCGTCTTTTTTGGCTTCCCTTGAGGACACCGACTGCGTGCGGCTTTTCCATGGAGCGGCCGAGGGCCAGCCCGGTCTGGCGATAGATCGGTATGGTTCCGTGCTCCTCTTGCAGACCTGGCGAGATCCTTTGACGGAGCTGGAAATCGAGAAAATTCACCAATGTGTCGAGGCGGCTCTGGGTGAAGACCTGATCACGGTCTGGAATCATCGAGGCAAGGAAAAAGGCAAGCCGCGCGAGATTTTCCCGGTACCGGACCTGCCGGCTCGGGTAGTCGGCACGGAACATGGTCTCCGTTTTGACGTGCATCCGCGACACAAGGTGGGCGATCCTCTTCTTTTTCTCGATTCGCGAGTCGCGCGCAGGCGAATCCGGGAAGCGGCGTCCGGCAAGACGGTTTTGAATCTTTTTTCCTATACCTGCAGCGCGGGTGTGGCTGCGATCGCGGGCGGCGCGACCGCGGCGTGGAACGTTGATTTTGCGCGGACCGCGCTGGAAGTCGGTGCCGGGAACGCCCGACTCAACGATATTCAGGTGGACGGTGGAGCAGCGAATCCGACGGCCTGGCGAAATATCCACGAGGATGTTTTTCCGGTGATTCGACAATATGCCGGGATGAGAATTCAGGATCATCGCGGCGGGAGAAAATTACGTTACAAGAGCCGCAAGCCACGGCAATTTGATATCGTTGTGCTCGATCCCCCGCGTTGGTCGCGCTCAGCCTTCGGTGCAGTGGATGTGGTGCGAGACTACCCGACCCTCTTCAAACCAGCCCTGTTGGCAACCTCGCCCGGCGGGCATTTGCTGTGCACGAATCATGTCGCACAAGTCGACTTTGATGATTGGACGGACGTGTTGCGTCGTTCTGCGGCCAAGGCCGGTCGACCGATTCAGAGTCTGGAACGCCTGCAGCCCGACGTCGACGTCCCCAGCTTTGACGGCAACCACCCGCTGAAGATTGCGTGGATTGGTATCTGA
- a CDS encoding dienelactone hydrolase family protein produces MSDLAEFSRTNFTHAGVQRDVYRRGEGPGVLVMHEIPGITPQVAAFGSRLADAGFSVFMPTLFGTPGRPMSFPYLGQQFARACIRREFRVLAANESSPITEWLRALARYIHQEIGGHGVGAVGMCLTGNFALTLAMDEILRAPVLSQPSLPFSVGQARRRGLHLSPDQLQRLKERTSKDGLQVLGLRFQGDPLCPPERFETLRTELGSAFEGIELPAESGNPAGNKPAHSVLTTDLIDEEGEPTRAALDRVLAFLREQLLDPGATPT; encoded by the coding sequence ATGAGTGATCTGGCCGAATTTTCGCGTACCAATTTTACTCACGCAGGCGTCCAACGGGATGTATACCGGCGCGGTGAAGGCCCGGGCGTTCTGGTGATGCATGAGATTCCCGGAATCACGCCCCAGGTTGCGGCCTTCGGGAGTCGCCTTGCCGACGCGGGATTCAGCGTCTTCATGCCAACCCTCTTCGGCACCCCGGGCCGCCCGATGTCTTTCCCCTACCTCGGACAGCAATTCGCTCGCGCCTGCATCAGGCGGGAATTCCGCGTGCTCGCCGCCAATGAGTCCAGCCCGATCACGGAGTGGCTCCGAGCGCTGGCACGATATATCCATCAGGAAATCGGAGGGCATGGCGTGGGTGCGGTCGGCATGTGCCTTACCGGGAACTTCGCGCTGACTCTGGCCATGGACGAAATTCTGAGAGCGCCCGTCCTTTCACAGCCCTCGCTGCCCTTCTCGGTGGGTCAGGCGCGGCGGCGCGGCCTGCATCTCTCCCCCGACCAACTGCAACGACTGAAGGAGCGCACCAGCAAAGACGGACTCCAGGTTCTCGGACTGCGGTTTCAGGGCGACCCGCTTTGCCCTCCCGAGCGTTTCGAAACGCTACGCACGGAATTGGGAAGCGCCTTTGAGGGAATCGAGCTCCCCGCCGAGAGCGGCAATCCCGCGGGCAACAAGCCCGCGCATAGCGTGCTTACCACGGACCTGATTGACGAAGAAGGGGAACCAACCCGAGCCGCCCTCGATCGCGTGCTCGCGTTTCTTCGGGAACAGCTTCTCGATCCCGGCGCGACTCCCACCTGA